A single Micromonospora luteifusca DNA region contains:
- a CDS encoding SanA/YdcF family protein produces the protein MRGRFGALRRWYARRRPFVRRTLVALVVGAVLLTGGTLASVRWIRDAADGHIYSEAAVPDAPVALVLGTKVDADGSPSPFLAARLEIARRLFVGGKVRAILVSGDNMNADYNEPAAMQGWLVDRGVPARKVVLDHAGFDTYDSCARAERIFGVRRATVVTQSFHLPRAVALCRRLGIDASGVGDETARRYAQTWRVSSSRENGACLKAALDLLSARDPAHLGRRETGVDDALRAA, from the coding sequence ATGCGGGGACGATTCGGTGCGCTCAGGCGGTGGTACGCGCGGCGCCGGCCGTTCGTTCGCCGTACGCTCGTCGCGTTGGTGGTTGGTGCGGTGCTGTTGACCGGCGGCACGCTGGCCAGCGTGCGGTGGATTCGCGACGCGGCGGACGGCCACATCTACAGCGAGGCTGCCGTGCCGGATGCGCCGGTCGCCCTGGTGCTCGGGACCAAGGTGGACGCGGACGGCTCCCCGTCGCCGTTCCTCGCGGCCCGACTGGAGATCGCGCGACGGCTGTTCGTGGGCGGCAAGGTGCGGGCGATCCTGGTGTCCGGTGACAACATGAACGCGGACTACAACGAGCCCGCCGCGATGCAGGGCTGGCTGGTGGACCGGGGCGTACCGGCGCGCAAGGTGGTGCTCGACCACGCCGGTTTCGACACGTACGACTCGTGCGCGCGGGCTGAGCGCATCTTCGGGGTGCGACGCGCGACCGTGGTCACCCAGTCCTTCCACCTCCCCCGCGCCGTGGCACTGTGCAGGCGTCTCGGCATCGATGCCAGCGGGGTGGGTGACGAGACCGCGAGGCGCTACGCCCAGACGTGGCGGGTCAGCTCGTCCCGCGAGAACGGCGCTTGCCTGAAGGCCGCGCTGGACCTGCTCTCCGCTCGGGACCCGGCGCACCTCGGCCGCCGGGAGACGGGTGTCGACGATGCCCTCCGCGCCGCCTGA
- a CDS encoding pyridoxamine 5'-phosphate oxidase family protein, with amino-acid sequence MPLTNPWLSGPTPTKRLDRERLEERISHLLSSQNMCVLATTGPDGPLATPVRYYPLGFAVLFTAAPRSPKMRNIVADPRVSVGIFAPLVGLASSRGAQLFGTARVLDPEHPDRAHYWSAFRWENEHAERGRPLSEPPEDTLVVIEAERIVYTEHWLRREGFAPRQFWRR; translated from the coding sequence ATGCCGCTGACGAACCCGTGGTTGTCCGGGCCCACCCCGACGAAGCGGCTCGATCGTGAACGGCTTGAAGAGCGCATTTCCCACCTTCTGTCGTCGCAGAACATGTGTGTGCTCGCAACCACGGGTCCGGACGGGCCGCTGGCCACACCGGTGCGGTATTACCCGCTCGGCTTCGCGGTGCTCTTCACCGCCGCGCCACGCTCGCCGAAGATGCGCAACATCGTCGCCGACCCGCGCGTGTCCGTCGGCATCTTCGCGCCGCTGGTCGGGCTGGCCAGCAGCCGCGGTGCCCAACTGTTCGGAACGGCCAGGGTGCTTGACCCGGAGCATCCGGACCGTGCGCACTACTGGTCGGCGTTCCGCTGGGAGAACGAGCACGCCGAGCGGGGGCGACCGCTGTCCGAGCCGCCCGAGGACACACTCGTGGTCATTGAAGCGGAGCGAATCGTCTACACCGAGCATTGGCTGCGACGTGAGGGATTCGCGCCACGCCAGTTCTGGCGTCGCTGA
- a CDS encoding MerR family transcriptional regulator: protein MLIGELAERAGTSTRTLRYYEAHGLVHPQRSANGYRVYDEAELRVVREIRALLDVGFGLDDVRPFVACLRAGNASGDVCPDSVLVLRRKLAEVDDYLDRLGAVRQQLHTQLTHAIAHPEETCPRKRASAP, encoded by the coding sequence ATGCTGATCGGCGAGCTGGCGGAACGGGCCGGCACGAGCACCCGAACGTTGCGGTACTACGAAGCCCACGGGTTGGTACACCCGCAGCGCTCAGCGAACGGCTACCGCGTCTACGACGAGGCGGAGCTGCGGGTCGTCCGGGAGATCCGGGCGCTGCTCGACGTCGGCTTCGGCCTCGACGACGTCCGTCCGTTCGTCGCCTGTCTCCGAGCGGGCAACGCGTCCGGTGACGTCTGTCCGGATTCCGTGCTGGTGCTGCGACGCAAGCTCGCCGAGGTCGACGACTACCTCGATCGGCTCGGAGCGGTCCGTCAGCAGTTGCACACCCAGCTCACCCACGCCATCGCGCACCCGGAGGAAACATGCCCCAGGAAACGAGCGTCAGCTCCCTGA
- a CDS encoding effector-associated domain 2-containing protein, with translation MVGVGIDRYAAGSDWSLVGPVDDAIRFARRFVASGVPPEQVTLLLAPDPDPSAVPPGVVVRSADRAAVRDVLLRELPTRRQSTLYVIWGGHGYVDTGRHRRLYYADATTTDAGALDLDSMLATFASDLVESFDRQLWIVDACQLHDRSHAVGTPGNETFPAGAPAAGRIQDVLFAAGLGQAAANLRVRRTGLFSREVLRLLEADDMDWLGDPARLVAALRERFTELRASGLTGQTPTYLWYRNALGDEGLVLGRAQAGQSVPPASAAPPPALLAPLVDALLAIPEFLRPSDREEILSLLRGHVYAAIRRSSAARVDAISVVRTCLRYPGALAELVEAVRFFASDDAAMARVEDGADRLASYT, from the coding sequence GTGGTCGGCGTCGGTATCGACAGGTACGCGGCCGGGAGCGACTGGAGTCTGGTCGGGCCGGTCGACGACGCCATCCGGTTCGCCCGCCGGTTTGTCGCCAGCGGGGTGCCGCCGGAGCAGGTGACGTTGCTTCTGGCGCCCGATCCTGATCCGAGCGCCGTCCCGCCGGGCGTCGTTGTGCGCTCCGCAGACCGCGCAGCCGTACGGGACGTGCTGCTCCGGGAGCTGCCGACCCGACGCCAATCCACCCTCTACGTGATCTGGGGCGGCCACGGCTACGTCGATACCGGCCGGCACCGGCGGCTCTACTATGCCGACGCCACCACCACCGACGCGGGCGCACTCGACCTGGATTCTATGCTGGCCACGTTCGCCTCCGACCTGGTGGAGTCCTTCGACCGCCAGTTGTGGATCGTCGACGCGTGCCAGTTGCACGACCGCTCCCACGCGGTGGGCACCCCCGGCAACGAGACCTTCCCCGCTGGGGCACCGGCCGCTGGCCGGATACAGGACGTGCTGTTCGCCGCTGGGCTCGGTCAGGCCGCCGCCAACCTGCGGGTACGGCGCACCGGGCTGTTCAGCCGGGAGGTGCTGCGGCTGCTGGAAGCCGACGACATGGATTGGCTCGGTGACCCGGCTCGGCTGGTGGCGGCGCTGCGGGAGCGGTTCACCGAGTTGCGGGCGAGTGGGCTCACCGGGCAGACACCCACCTACCTCTGGTACCGCAACGCGCTCGGCGACGAAGGCCTCGTTCTCGGCCGGGCCCAGGCGGGGCAGTCGGTGCCGCCGGCTTCGGCAGCCCCGCCACCGGCCCTGCTGGCTCCCCTCGTGGATGCTCTGCTGGCGATACCGGAGTTCCTGCGGCCCAGCGACCGGGAGGAGATCCTGTCTCTGCTGCGGGGCCACGTGTACGCCGCGATCCGTCGCAGTAGCGCGGCGCGGGTGGACGCCATCAGTGTCGTCCGGACCTGTCTGCGGTACCCGGGCGCCCTGGCGGAACTCGTGGAGGCGGTTCGCTTCTTCGCCAGTGACGACGCCGCGATGGCCCGCGTGGAGGATGG
- a CDS encoding LacI family DNA-binding transcriptional regulator, with product MGAENGRNVTIAMIARLAGVSVPTVSRVINGRSDVAPDTRERVEALLNRHGYRRRSPARRTDAALIDLVFNDLDSPWAVEIIRGVEDVGQTSGVGTVVSAIHWRISSAKQWLDNMRTRSTEGVIFVTSMVNPPLQAELRRLHLPVVIIDPAGVDPQESPTIGATNWAGSLSANQYLISLGHRRIGFIAGPPHLMCSRARTDGYRAALGAADIPIDDALIRPGNFYHESGFSAGTQLLALPDPPTAIFASSDQMALGVYEAVRKRGLRVPDDISVVGFDDLPEVRWCSPPLTTVRQPLAEMGMLAARTVLRLAGGEKTESPRVELATELIVRDSAAPPRQPSAS from the coding sequence GTGGGCGCCGAGAACGGCCGAAACGTCACCATCGCGATGATCGCAAGGCTGGCCGGTGTCTCCGTGCCCACGGTTTCCCGGGTCATCAACGGCCGCTCAGACGTCGCCCCCGACACCCGGGAACGAGTCGAGGCCCTGCTCAACCGGCACGGCTACCGCCGGCGGTCACCGGCCCGGCGCACCGACGCCGCCCTCATCGACCTGGTCTTCAACGACCTGGACAGTCCGTGGGCGGTGGAGATCATCCGCGGGGTGGAGGACGTCGGTCAGACCAGCGGCGTCGGCACCGTCGTGTCGGCCATCCACTGGCGTATCTCCTCGGCCAAGCAGTGGCTCGACAACATGCGTACGCGCTCCACCGAGGGCGTCATCTTCGTGACCTCGATGGTGAACCCACCGCTGCAGGCCGAGCTGCGCAGGCTCCACCTGCCGGTGGTCATCATCGACCCCGCCGGCGTCGATCCGCAGGAATCACCCACCATCGGCGCCACCAACTGGGCGGGCAGCCTGAGCGCCAACCAGTACCTGATCAGCCTCGGCCACCGCCGCATCGGCTTCATCGCCGGCCCACCGCATCTGATGTGCAGCCGGGCCCGGACGGACGGCTACCGGGCTGCCCTCGGCGCCGCCGACATTCCCATCGACGACGCCCTCATCCGCCCCGGCAACTTCTATCACGAGTCCGGTTTCAGCGCGGGTACGCAGTTGCTGGCCCTGCCCGACCCGCCCACCGCCATCTTCGCCTCCAGCGACCAGATGGCGCTCGGCGTCTATGAGGCGGTCCGCAAACGCGGCCTACGGGTACCCGACGACATCAGCGTGGTCGGCTTCGACGACCTGCCCGAGGTCCGGTGGTGCTCCCCACCGCTGACCACCGTCCGTCAACCCCTGGCCGAGATGGGCATGTTGGCCGCACGGACCGTGTTGCGCCTCGCCGGTGGCGAGAAGACCGAAAGCCCCCGGGTCGAGCTGGCCACCGAACTCATCGTGCGCGACAGCGCGGCACCACCCCGGCAGCCGTCAGCGTCGTGA
- a CDS encoding RNA polymerase sigma factor, translating into MESSLRARVRAGDPGAFAELFDQYARSVYNHAFRLTADWATAEDVMAATYLQAWRSRERVGEEGGSLRPWLLGIATNEARNHIRSNRRYRRAAAALLASDVTLPDHADEVAGRLDDSRRIAAAIDALTRLRRPEREVLTLCLWEGLDYEAAAQALGVPVGTVRSRLSRARARLRTLVDAPPRAPRPRVVDPSLVREGSQ; encoded by the coding sequence ATGGAGTCGAGTCTGCGTGCTCGGGTACGAGCCGGTGATCCCGGTGCGTTCGCCGAGCTCTTCGACCAGTACGCGCGCTCGGTGTACAACCACGCGTTCCGGCTCACTGCCGACTGGGCCACGGCGGAGGACGTCATGGCGGCCACCTACCTGCAGGCCTGGCGCTCCCGGGAGCGGGTCGGTGAGGAGGGCGGGTCGCTGCGGCCCTGGTTGCTCGGCATCGCCACCAACGAGGCCCGCAACCACATCCGCAGCAACCGCCGATACCGCAGGGCGGCCGCCGCACTGCTCGCCTCCGACGTCACCCTGCCCGATCACGCCGACGAGGTCGCCGGACGGCTCGACGACAGCCGACGCATCGCCGCCGCGATCGACGCGTTGACCCGGCTGCGCCGGCCCGAGCGTGAGGTGCTGACGTTGTGCCTGTGGGAGGGCCTCGACTACGAGGCGGCGGCGCAGGCGCTCGGTGTGCCCGTCGGCACCGTCCGGTCCCGGCTGTCGCGAGCCCGCGCCCGGCTTCGTACCCTCGTCGACGCCCCGCCGCGCGCCCCGCGCCCGCGGGTCGTGGACCCCTCGCTCGTGCGGGAGGGCAGCCAGTGA
- a CDS encoding glycoside hydrolase family 43 protein — MSTDMANVATAARSIRNPVLAGFHPDPSILRVGDDYYLATSTFEWYPGVRVHHSRDLVNWRTLGGIITDRRLLDLRGCGDSNGVWAPDLTYHDGQFHLVYSDVASFASGYWDPQNFLVTAEDIAGPWSDPVKLHGRGFDAALFHDDDGTSWLLSMSADWRPGRDRFGGIEIQQYDRAARRLVGRPRLLFTGTPVGVTEGPHLYRHDGWYWLITAEGGTSWEHQVTVARSRELFGPYEVDPDGPLLSSVGRPDLRLQKAGHGSLVRTQGGEWYLAHLVGRPYSPLGSCVLGRETAIQRVEWPSDGWPLIAGGVPADEVVAPDLPAHPWPAEPATDDFDAAELGLCWSTLRRPATPDWIDLRSRPSHLRVHGGQSPVGRQAPSLVARRVEATHCSLETVVEFNPADHRQLAGITAYYNTLNWHHLYLTRADDGRAVLELLSSDNGRRTPYPDLSVDVSGVTRVGLRTVFDGPVVRFEYDLGAGWQRLPVDLDATILSDEHAALIIDGEPAAWGFTGAFVGLWVQDLGGDGVYADFDLATYREH; from the coding sequence GTGTCGACCGACATGGCTAACGTGGCGACCGCTGCCCGGTCGATCCGCAATCCCGTCCTCGCCGGGTTCCACCCGGATCCGTCGATCCTGCGTGTCGGCGACGACTACTACCTGGCCACCTCGACCTTCGAGTGGTACCCAGGCGTGCGCGTGCACCATTCGCGAGATCTCGTCAACTGGCGCACCCTGGGCGGGATCATCACCGACCGCCGCCTGCTCGACCTGCGCGGCTGCGGCGATTCCAACGGGGTGTGGGCACCCGACCTCACCTACCACGACGGTCAGTTCCATCTCGTCTACAGCGACGTGGCCAGCTTCGCCAGCGGCTACTGGGACCCACAGAACTTCCTGGTCACGGCCGAAGACATCGCCGGCCCCTGGTCGGATCCGGTGAAACTGCACGGGCGCGGCTTCGATGCCGCACTGTTCCACGACGACGACGGCACCAGTTGGCTGCTGAGCATGAGCGCGGACTGGCGACCCGGCCGGGACCGCTTCGGCGGCATCGAGATCCAGCAGTACGACCGCGCCGCGCGCCGCCTGGTCGGCCGGCCCCGCCTCCTGTTCACCGGCACACCGGTCGGGGTCACCGAGGGCCCGCACCTGTACCGCCACGACGGCTGGTACTGGCTGATCACCGCCGAGGGCGGCACCAGCTGGGAGCATCAGGTCACCGTGGCGCGGTCCCGGGAGCTGTTCGGGCCGTACGAGGTGGACCCGGACGGGCCGCTGCTCAGCTCCGTCGGCCGGCCCGACCTGCGCTTGCAGAAGGCCGGTCACGGCAGCCTGGTTCGTACCCAGGGCGGCGAGTGGTATCTGGCCCACCTGGTGGGCCGCCCCTACTCACCGCTGGGCAGTTGCGTGCTGGGCCGGGAGACCGCGATCCAGCGGGTCGAGTGGCCGTCGGATGGTTGGCCCCTGATCGCCGGAGGGGTGCCAGCAGACGAGGTCGTCGCACCCGATCTGCCCGCGCACCCGTGGCCGGCGGAGCCCGCGACCGACGACTTCGACGCCGCCGAGCTGGGTCTGTGCTGGTCGACGCTGCGCCGGCCGGCCACCCCGGACTGGATCGACCTGCGGTCCCGCCCGTCGCACCTGCGCGTCCATGGAGGACAGTCGCCGGTCGGTCGGCAGGCCCCCAGCCTGGTCGCGCGACGCGTCGAAGCGACGCACTGCTCGCTGGAGACCGTGGTGGAGTTCAACCCGGCCGACCACCGTCAGCTCGCCGGGATCACCGCCTACTACAACACCCTCAACTGGCACCACCTCTACCTGACCCGTGCCGACGACGGGCGGGCGGTGCTGGAGCTGCTCAGCTCCGACAACGGGCGGCGCACCCCGTACCCCGATCTGAGCGTGGACGTCAGCGGTGTCACCCGGGTCGGTCTGCGGACCGTGTTCGACGGGCCGGTGGTGCGCTTCGAGTACGACCTCGGGGCTGGTTGGCAGCGGCTACCGGTCGACCTGGACGCGACCATCCTGTCCGATGAACACGCCGCGCTGATCATCGACGGCGAACCGGCGGCCTGGGGCTTCACCGGGGCGTTCGTCGGCCTGTGGGTGCAGGATCTCGGCGGCGACGGCGTGTACGCCGACTTCGACCTGGCCACCTACCGGGAGCACTGA
- the trxA gene encoding thioredoxin — MPQETSVSSLITVTDDSFAELVLASDRPVVVDFWAEWCPPCKMIEKSLVELAQEFGDRMVIAKLNSDDNPQATRRYAVMSLPTLLVFRGGEVVGSIVGSRPKLHLRQSLTMHAGL; from the coding sequence ATGCCCCAGGAAACGAGCGTCAGCTCCCTGATCACCGTCACCGACGACTCGTTCGCCGAGCTGGTTCTGGCCAGCGACCGGCCCGTCGTGGTCGACTTCTGGGCGGAGTGGTGCCCGCCGTGCAAGATGATCGAGAAGAGCCTCGTCGAGCTGGCACAGGAGTTCGGCGACCGGATGGTCATTGCCAAGCTGAACTCCGACGACAACCCGCAGGCCACGCGGCGCTACGCAGTCATGTCCCTGCCGACGCTGCTGGTGTTCCGTGGGGGCGAGGTCGTCGGCTCGATCGTCGGGTCCAGGCCGAAACTCCACCTGCGGCAGAGCCTGACCATGCACGCCGGCCTGTGA
- a CDS encoding HNH endonuclease signature motif containing protein — protein sequence MVEELAQADGAVAACVDAATWAQAEHDLIAALDAAHRLEQRLAAVKLALIREIDARGTARAQGASSTAVWLRERLHLTIPAARRLVDLATALDTANPGVRRALADATITLDQARVIADTVTTVHTAAGPEAADKAVGVLVHWAGQFDPTLLRKLGTRILDHVAPDIADTAARAALQAETTRATRDRHLTLSEQTDGRLRLTGTLDAETAGLLRAAIDPLTAPSGPDDARTPGQRRHDALADVCRLSLRTGQLPEHGGEPAQIVVTTSYDGLARQLNTSTLDTGLLHAGTLDTGLHLTPETVRRLACDATILPAVLGSASQVLDVGRQRRLITGPLRRALVLRDRGCAFPGCDRPPRWCDAHHIHHWADGGTTNLDNAVLLCGHHHRHLHHSDWTVRLGGDSHPEFIPPAWLDPEQVPRRNHYHRRR from the coding sequence ATGGTTGAGGAGTTGGCGCAGGCAGATGGCGCCGTCGCAGCCTGCGTCGACGCCGCCACCTGGGCCCAGGCCGAGCACGACCTGATCGCGGCACTCGATGCCGCGCACCGCCTGGAGCAGCGCCTCGCCGCCGTGAAACTCGCCCTGATCCGCGAGATCGACGCCCGCGGCACGGCCCGCGCACAGGGCGCTTCATCCACCGCGGTCTGGTTGCGCGAACGGCTCCACCTCACCATCCCCGCCGCCCGCCGACTCGTCGACCTCGCCACCGCACTCGACACCGCCAACCCAGGCGTACGACGAGCACTGGCCGACGCCACCATCACCCTCGACCAAGCCCGAGTCATCGCCGACACCGTCACCACCGTGCACACCGCCGCCGGCCCCGAAGCCGCCGACAAAGCCGTCGGAGTGCTCGTCCACTGGGCTGGGCAGTTCGACCCCACCCTGTTGCGCAAACTCGGCACCCGCATCCTCGACCACGTCGCACCCGACATCGCCGACACCGCCGCCCGGGCCGCACTGCAAGCCGAAACCACCCGCGCCACCCGCGACCGCCACCTCACGTTGTCCGAGCAAACCGACGGCCGACTCCGACTCACCGGCACCCTCGACGCCGAAACCGCCGGCCTGCTGCGCGCCGCCATCGACCCGCTGACCGCACCCTCCGGCCCCGACGACGCCCGCACCCCCGGGCAACGCCGCCACGACGCCCTCGCCGACGTGTGCCGACTCAGCCTGCGCACCGGGCAGCTACCCGAACACGGCGGCGAACCGGCCCAGATCGTCGTCACCACCAGCTACGACGGCCTCGCCCGACAGCTCAACACCAGCACCCTCGACACCGGCCTCCTCCACGCTGGCACCCTCGACACCGGTCTCCATCTCACCCCGGAAACAGTGCGCCGCCTCGCCTGCGACGCCACGATCCTCCCTGCCGTGCTCGGCAGCGCCAGCCAGGTCCTCGACGTCGGCCGGCAACGCCGCCTCATCACCGGGCCCCTACGCCGCGCCCTCGTCCTTCGCGACCGCGGCTGCGCGTTCCCCGGATGCGACCGACCACCCCGCTGGTGCGACGCCCACCACATCCACCACTGGGCCGACGGCGGCACCACCAACCTCGACAACGCCGTCCTACTCTGCGGCCACCACCACCGACACCTCCACCACAGCGACTGGACCGTCCGCCTCGGCGGCGACAGCCACCCCGAGTTCATCCCACCCGCCTGGCTCGACCCCGAACAGGTCCCCCGCCGCAACCACTACCACCGACGCAGATAG
- a CDS encoding DinB family protein, giving the protein MGFVDRPGQRRHPIGCHSAAMKADLHSYLKGGRDALLWKLDGVSEYDIRRPLTRTATNLLGLVKHSAAMEILYFGVVFGRPFEQDLPYVGDGAETNADMWATADETREEIVVLYRRAIAHADATIEALALDEVGGVPWWGDEAVTLHQVMVHVIAETQRHAGHADIVRELIDGAAGLLPGNDNLPPADESWWLDHRQRVEQAALDASKRSN; this is encoded by the coding sequence ATGGGTTTCGTGGATCGTCCGGGGCAGCGCCGACACCCGATCGGATGCCATAGTGCCGCGATGAAGGCAGACCTGCACAGTTACTTGAAGGGCGGCCGCGACGCGCTGCTGTGGAAGCTCGACGGAGTCAGCGAATACGACATTCGGCGTCCGTTGACCCGGACCGCAACCAACCTGCTCGGTCTGGTGAAGCACTCCGCGGCCATGGAGATCCTCTACTTCGGCGTCGTGTTCGGTCGACCGTTCGAGCAGGATCTGCCGTACGTCGGTGACGGAGCGGAGACCAACGCCGACATGTGGGCGACCGCGGATGAGACCCGCGAGGAGATCGTCGTGCTGTACCGTCGCGCGATCGCCCACGCCGATGCCACCATCGAAGCCCTTGCGCTGGACGAGGTCGGCGGCGTGCCGTGGTGGGGCGATGAGGCGGTCACGTTGCACCAGGTCATGGTCCACGTCATCGCGGAGACACAACGGCACGCCGGTCACGCTGACATCGTGCGGGAACTCATCGACGGGGCGGCCGGGCTGCTGCCCGGCAACGACAACCTGCCTCCGGCCGATGAGTCATGGTGGCTGGACCACCGCCAGCGAGTGGAACAGGCTGCCCTCGACGCCAGCAAACGCAGCAACTAG
- a CDS encoding chitosanase, with protein sequence MVHKRRAAYVVGTLLIGVAAVGYGLPSASAATAGPITGLGGKCIDVAGANPANGTPVQLYDCNGSAAQTWTVGNTDTSIRALGKCLDVTAASTANGAKVQLYDCNNTAAQKWTASNGALVNTGSGKCLDVTDRSTANGARLQIWTCGGTTNQRWTLPGGGTSTPTPTTPTGTNLDDPAKKDVAMQLVSAAENSSLDWRAQFSYIEDIGDGRGYTAGIIGFCSGTGDMLELVEAYTRTKPGNVLAAYLPALRAVNGTPSHAGLDPNFPRDWRAAANDSVFRAAQEAERDRVYFNPSVRDGKNDQVRALGQFAYYDAAVMHGYEGMRQIRNRALSRAKPPAQGGDERTWLNAFLDERVIEMKKEEAHSDTSRVDTAQRVFLNNGNFNLNTPLAFAVYGQQFRIG encoded by the coding sequence ATGGTTCACAAGAGAAGAGCCGCCTACGTGGTGGGCACCCTGCTGATCGGCGTCGCCGCTGTCGGCTACGGCCTGCCGTCGGCGAGCGCCGCGACAGCCGGCCCGATCACCGGCCTCGGCGGCAAGTGCATCGACGTCGCCGGGGCCAACCCGGCCAACGGCACGCCGGTCCAGCTCTACGACTGCAACGGCAGCGCGGCCCAGACCTGGACGGTCGGCAACACCGACACCTCGATCCGCGCGCTCGGCAAGTGCCTCGACGTCACCGCAGCGTCGACCGCCAACGGGGCCAAGGTGCAGCTGTACGACTGCAACAACACCGCCGCGCAGAAGTGGACCGCCAGCAACGGCGCGCTCGTCAACACCGGCTCCGGCAAGTGCCTCGACGTCACCGACCGGAGCACCGCGAACGGCGCCCGGTTGCAGATCTGGACCTGCGGCGGCACCACCAACCAGCGGTGGACCCTGCCCGGCGGTGGCACCTCCACCCCCACGCCCACCACCCCCACCGGGACCAACCTCGACGACCCGGCGAAGAAGGACGTCGCCATGCAGCTCGTCTCGGCGGCCGAAAACTCGTCGCTCGACTGGCGCGCGCAGTTCTCCTACATCGAAGACATCGGCGACGGTCGGGGCTACACGGCCGGCATCATCGGCTTCTGCTCCGGCACCGGTGACATGCTCGAACTGGTCGAGGCGTACACGCGCACCAAGCCGGGCAACGTGCTGGCCGCGTACCTGCCGGCGCTGCGCGCCGTCAACGGCACCCCCTCGCACGCGGGCCTCGACCCCAACTTCCCCCGCGACTGGCGGGCCGCGGCCAACGACTCGGTGTTCCGGGCCGCGCAGGAGGCCGAACGGGACCGGGTCTACTTCAACCCATCGGTACGCGACGGCAAGAACGACCAGGTCCGGGCGCTCGGCCAGTTCGCCTACTACGACGCGGCGGTCATGCACGGGTACGAGGGCATGCGCCAGATCCGCAACCGCGCCCTGAGTCGGGCCAAGCCCCCAGCGCAGGGTGGCGACGAGCGGACCTGGCTCAACGCCTTCCTCGACGAGCGGGTCATCGAGATGAAGAAGGAGGAGGCCCACTCGGACACCTCCCGCGTCGACACGGCCCAGCGGGTGTTCCTCAACAACGGCAACTTCAACCTGAACACTCCGCTGGCGTTCGCCGTCTACGGCCAACAGTTCCGCATCGGCTAG